Part of the bacterium genome is shown below.
TGCAAGCGAACGATCTGCGCCCGCGCACTGGCCGCCTGCCGCACCATCTCCGCTAATTTAGACAGCCGCGTGAACGCTCCCACCGCCGTCGTCTGGACGCGCAGCGGCATCGAGACAATCTGCGAACCCGCGTAGACCGGATTGCCCGGCTCTTTCAGAACGGCATCCGCTTCGCCGGTCAGGTGCGCCTCCGTCACCCAACCGTTTTGCAAAGCCACACCGTCCACCGTGATAAGATCACCCGGCAGAAAGAGCAGCGTATCCCCGCTCTCCACGGCGGCTAACGCAACCTCCTCAATCTTGCCGTTCGTCTCGCGGCGCACCGTCTGCGGCGCCTGTTCCATCAACGTCTCCGCGGCATCCGCCGCCCGCGACGACGCCCGACTGAGCAGCATCCGGCCAACCAACAGCAGAAAGATCAAGACCGATAAACTGTCGTAGTAGACTTCGCCGCGGTTTTGCACCGTCGCCACGACGCTGACCGTCATGGCCGCGATGATCCCGAGGCTGATCGGCAAATCCATGTGCAGCATGCGTGCTCGCAGCCCTGCCACCGCGCCACGATAAAACGGCATCGCCGAATACAATACCGCGGGCAGCGCCAGTCCGAAGCTCACCCAGCGGAATAACGTAGCCAGATTCTCTTCAATGCCTGTGAACTCACCGGCATAGAGCGCCGCCGCCAGCAGCATGATGTTCCCAGCCACCGCGCCCGCCACGCCCATCCGCAGGAGCAGACTCCGCGTCTCCTTCTTGCGCGCCTGCGCGACCGTGTCTTCCGAAAGCGGATGCGGAGTATAGCCGAAGCTATCCAGCGACTGCGCCAGCGTACTGAGCTTCACCTGCACTGGATCGAATACGATCTCGACGACACTGCGGCCTAAATCCAATTGCGCGTACGCCGCTCCGCCGCGCTCAAGCAGAACTTTCTCCACAAGCCACGAACAGGCCGCGCAATGCACTCCCTCGAGGTAGAAACGCAGCGCCACCCGCCCTTCAGGCCGCGCCTGGCTGTATCGTATCAAAAACTCGGGGTCGTCAAAGAAGCCAAAACTCTTGCCGGTAACCCTGGCCGGACCGCGCTTCCCCGCGCCCAACTCCTCCCGCAAAGCATAGTAATCATCAAGATCACTATCGTGCAGAATCGCGTACACCGCCTCGCAGCCCGCGCAGCAAAACACGGCCGACGCACCCGTCCGTCGAGCCGGCGGGACGGCGAGTCCGCAGTGCGCGCAGCCGGGTTCAAGACTGGTGCTAAGGGATGCTTGCGTGGCGGTGCGGGACAAGGGAGAGGAGTTCGAGAGGCGTGGTTTTTGGAGTGCTATGTAAAATGTTCTGCTCAACCTAACTTTGCCCGTTTCATCAAAGGCAAAGTTGACAAACTCAGTCCATTTCTAACATGTTGTTTTGGGGTCTCACTCAAGCACTATCGCTATGCACAATCGAACACAGTAGTTACAAGGAGCAACGCCGCCATATCATCTTTATCATAATGCTTCATTGCCGCAAATGCAACCCCGCGCGTGCTTACCGTTCGCGTGATCCTGTACCCCCAAAAAACACACGAGCCGGGTGGTCACCCGGCTCGTGCGTTCAATCAACAACTACGTCTACGGCATGGCCGAGCGCACTCGCAGCCGCAGCACCTGCTCAAATGCTGTACCGTCCGGCACAACGCACATCGTGTCCGTGGTCGTAAGCACTGTCTGCCAGACATCGGCACTTATCTCGCGTTCCACCACGAAGCTCAATCCGTCGGTTTGACATAACCGTGCCAAATCTCCGCCATGCGACCACGTCAACGCCATACCCCCGCTGTCGTGAACACACACCGCCAAATCAAGCGGCTGCCATAAATTCTGTCCGTGCGCAGTATGGAACGCTCCGATTTCCGCAAGCGACAGGTCCGGGTCGCACGCGAGCGTCGGATCCGCCGCATCCAGGCATGGCGAATTCTCACTCAAATGAAAATTCTCGCCCCCCAGATCCGCATAGAGCGGATCCCGATACAGATTCAGCCGATGGTCTACCGCTTCATCCAGGTGATTGGTCGAATCCAC
Proteins encoded:
- a CDS encoding heavy metal translocating P-type ATPase, which codes for MSRTATQASLSTSLEPGCAHCGLAVPPARRTGASAVFCCAGCEAVYAILHDSDLDDYYALREELGAGKRGPARVTGKSFGFFDDPEFLIRYSQARPEGRVALRFYLEGVHCAACSWLVEKVLLERGGAAYAQLDLGRSVVEIVFDPVQVKLSTLAQSLDSFGYTPHPLSEDTVAQARKKETRSLLLRMGVAGAVAGNIMLLAAALYAGEFTGIEENLATLFRWVSFGLALPAVLYSAMPFYRGAVAGLRARMLHMDLPISLGIIAAMTVSVVATVQNRGEVYYDSLSVLIFLLLVGRMLLSRASSRAADAAETLMEQAPQTVRRETNGKIEEVALAAVESGDTLLFLPGDLITVDGVALQNGWVTEAHLTGEADAVLKEPGNPVYAGSQIVSMPLRVQTTAVGAFTRLSKLAEMVRQAASARAQIVRLHDRIAGYFVATVLLLALATLVLWWQLDPTRALWNVAALLVVTCPCALGLATPVALSVAMGRAAKRGIFIKSAEAIERAATVRHALLDKTGTLTSGKMELVEAVFAPDCRTDERENVLALIAALESYSVHPVGQALRRTDALPLDVRDVTVHAQGIAGTVAGDKLVIGSRRFLRECECLDADWARDIQANVFAARNGVLAAVLTVADPISPDARRAVTALSNTGIEIELLSGDRSIEVARVAAALGILHARGEVTPEEKLARTVELEQSGTRTAMFGDGVNDAAALSRATIGVSAADAADVARSAADVFVSRRGPLAFAELVSLSHNTMRTIRRNVVIAVAYNALGASLAMAGLISPLWAALLMPLSSVTVLTLAVRGSKP